Below is a genomic region from Ailuropoda melanoleuca isolate Jingjing chromosome 8, ASM200744v2, whole genome shotgun sequence.
CTTAGAGCAACCTCCAGCCGGGGGAAGGATTTATTTGTTTGCGGGATGGTGAGGCCTCTTAAGCGGGGAATCCCTCCTCCGTCCCGTTGGCCGATCTGGCTCCGGTCTGCACCACAGCGATAACTACCGTTGTCTACGCGCCCAGATGTCCTCCCGAGCGCGTATCTCCCCTGCTCCGGGCTGACACGGCGTTGGGGCAGTCTGAAAGAGAGCTCTTGGAAGTTAACAGTTCTGCTGAGGCTGTTCCTAAGAGTTCTTTTTTTCGCCCCCTCCCATTCACTGTCCTTTGAATGCGCCCACCCCGCATCGGAAAAGTGTGGGGTTAGACTCTAAGCCCCAGTGTCGGGCCTTGCCCATTTACTCTGGTGTTGGTGGAGAGGGGGTTCTGGAAATCAGTTCGATATGCACTGGACATTTGTTTTATACCAGGCACCATAGTAGGAATGGGATACAGATGTGTATAAAACATAGTTCGTGCCCTCAAAGAGTTTTTATAGGGAAAACACATGTGAACATAAttaaacataaagcaaaaactctTGTGCTGCATATAAATAGTTATGCCAGTCCAGAGGAAGAACATATTTAGCTCTATGTTTTGGAAGAATTACCCTTAGTTCCTGAAGAAGGTGTGTGGGTCTTGAGGATAAGAAAGGCCACAGGGGAAGGGCATTACAGTTGGAACTACTGGGATGAGCAAAAGTGATGATGAAGGTATAGGAACTGTGAGGTAGGAGAGACAATAAACTAGATATGATTAGAGTATGAAGTTCAAGGTGAGGAATGAGAGCTGAATCTGGAAAGGTGAACTGGAATCAAAGCAGGGAGGGACTTGGTTGATAAGGAGTATGCATTTACCTGGTGTGAACAGGACCATTGAAAGATTTGACATAGAGTTGCAGTTTAGATTGGCCACTTGGGTAACACTGTGGTAGACGGTGGTCACAGGAGATGGGATGGGCTAATACACAAGGGAGATGAGATAGGACACTGTTGAAGAAGTGCAGACAAGTATTGTGAGGTCCTGAACTTGGAAAGTGGTAAAAGAAAGAGCAGATTGTCTCAAGAAATGTTGTGGAGATACATCAATTTAGGGATGTGGAGGGGAGTTTTATATGACTTACAGATTTTTGAGTTAAAGAATGGCTGGGATGTCGTTAAAGTGGGGAATATGCAAATGGAAGACAAGTTTGGTTGAGAAAGTGAGTTGAAGGATGATTTTAGTTTTTTGCATGGTGAGTTTAAGGATCATGTAGGGTATCTCAGGGGAGAGGGCCAGCAGGCATTTAAACTTCTGAAACACTGGAGAGATAGCAGGGCTGCAGATATAGAATTGGGTGTCATCAGCTTGTAGGGAGTATAGGCTGAATGGACAAAATGGCCAAGGGTGGGCTTAGGACATGAAGAGAGCAATGGGCAGATGATAGAATGTTGGGAAAACATTTAAGAGTGAATGCAGCAGGAGACTGATACAGGGTGTCAGAGGATCAAAGGGGGGACTAGAAGAGAGTTCATCagcaaagaagagaggaaaggcccaataaaatgaagactgaacagtaagtatttgttggatGTGACCACACAGAGACCATTGGCAACTTAACAGAGCAGTTGTAGTGGGGATAAAATAAGTTTCAGAGTTGAAGAATGATAGGGAAGTGAGGAAGTGGAGGTGATTTAGGCAACACTCTTTAAAGTGTTTAAGAAAGCATAGTtgataagagaagaaagggagcagGGGAAGAGTACGTGGCATTAGAGGACACAGGGTGAAGGGAAGGGTCACATATATTACATCAGTCGGGGAAATGGccaacaggaaggaaggagaggtgaaagacacaggagagaaattactttttattgaGTACTTAAGACATTATGGGAATTATGCTGAGCACAttgagtattttaattttcagcagAGTATTAATGAAGTAAGTGCTACTGTTTTCActctacagatgaggacattgaggcttAGAGAGCCTGTTTAACTTAATTGCTTATCACCTCACAGCTATTAAGTGGTGGAGTTGGGTGAGCTTaggtctgtttattttttaaccaagAGACAGGATCCAAAAGGGGGCAGAAAAGGATGGGTTCAAGAGTAcaagtggaggggtgcctgggtggctcagtcgtttaagtgtccgactcttgattttggcttctgtcgtgatctcagggttatgagattgaaccccatgtcgggctcatgctgggtgtggagcctcctgcagattctttctctcttgctccctctgccccccaccacccccaaaaaagagtacaagtggagaggggcacctggatggctcagtcagtagagcatgcgactcttgattcggggttttgagttcaagccccacattcggtgtagagattactttaaaaaagtacatgTGGAGAGACTGATCTTGAGAAGGAAGATGGTAATAGGTGTGCTTCCCAAACTAGACTGAATTCCTTGAGGACAAAGGCTTTTGTCTCTTGCTGCAGTCTAGAGCATACTCTTACCTGTAGTGaatgtttgttggatgaatagatgaatacatggaaagaggaaggagctataatttactttttaaaataagtaggCGTGCAGCCCTTTACCTAGGTGGTTCAttgattttttgttctttgaggGGCTACTTTAGTGTGAGCTCAGAGAAACTCAGGGAAATAGATActgtcctcattttgcagataagatgTTATCCCCTGTGTGGGCTTCAGTAGCTTGCTTATGGTATTTAGAAAAGTCTGTCAGGCCTGTTAAAGGAGAAGTGTTTATGACCTCCTTAATGTCTCTTTCCTCAGCTCTGTTTCTCCGAATCCCGGTGGTCAGACCTGCTCAGGTCTCGGCATTTCTCCAGGACCAGCCTGACCCAGGATGGTGTAGAACACAGCACATTCACCTGTCACCCAACCACTAttgtatgtttttcttcattGCTGCTGTTTTTTGGGCTCTGGCCCTCTTCATTTGGGCAAATTTTCATGCCTTGGTCAGGACTTGGTATCTGTGGAACAGAACTCTTAATGTCCAACTCTGTCAAATGAGGACCTACCTAGCCTGCACCTTCAGACAGACAATGCCAGCATGGTTGAATGATGCCATTTATACTCCTAGAGAACCTTCTCATCTAAGTCtacttaaatttcagtttttttctaaaagaaaatagctCTTAGGAACAGTCTGTACAATATAGTCAGTCTTATTTGTTTAGCTGATGGAGAGGAGCCAGATACAAATAATTTAGAATAGTAGACAGTTTAAAAAGTCATACATATTTATAGCTGTAATTgacttgcttatttttatttaggtcAATATTAAAATTACGTGGCATTTTTTGGGGTGAATATTATAGAAAATCTGTAGGTGAATAATGAGTTAACTCTTAATTTCCAGTTTTAAAGTCTGGAAAGATCTATATTTTGCAGAGATAAAGACTCCTCTTGACGCTTAAGTCAACAACTTACATATAGTTGCATCTGAGTAATGAGAAATTAGGCAAGTATAGTTTTTCTgccttttagaattattttatctctgaaaaggttttgtttctccattcctttGCTAAGTTCAGTTAAATTTAGCAGAGTCGTTTTAATTTGGGGCTTATGGACTGAAGAAAAGCCCCTGAAGTTGTAAATATAGTCtttactgtgtgtgtgtccttctgCATTTTTCTGGAGACTATCTCCATTCTTCCATTAGATTCCCAAAGTGGTCTATAACCAAAAAAAGATAGAGGCTCCTGAAGAACTGTTTaaagcctgttttgtttttcacttatttaaaagtTCTCATGTTACATATGTGTTTTGGGCAGTTTATAAGTAATGGGACAGAAGAAGGACCATGATCCTAAAAATTCGTATCAGAACTTTTTTGAATTGGctggtttaattttgttttggaagtatttttattattaccttACTTCTAATTCTAAAGATTAAAAGGTGTAAATAAAAGAGTAGTGTTGTAAAGGAATTCCTCCGGTGGTATTAACTTGTATTCATAAGGTATCTGTCCGTTACACTACAGTTCAAGATTGGTAATTCTCCAGAGGTACTTCGTTCATCTTTTTGCCTGTCGGCAAAGTGGGTCAGTCTTCTAATCAATCTGTGTAGGCACGAAGACACCTTGTGCTAAAGAACTTCAAAGAAGGGAGATAGCATCTTTCTCAAGTACCTTCTTTATCTTACTCTCTTGTATGCTCAGAGCTAAGTTTTATATACATGCCATTTGCCATTCTGTCAGCTGGGTTATTTTGTGGCAAATACTGAATATGAGAGATGTGTGTTTCCCCCTTTCAGCTCTTACGAATCTGGTTCCTCCTTTCTGTAGCTGGCTCTAAGGCTGCATCTCTCCACTGGACTGGTGAGAGGGTTGTCAGTGTTTTGCTCCTGGGCCTAATTCCAGCTGCTTatttgaaccctggctctgcGATGGACTACTCCCTGGCTGCAGCCCTCACTCTCCACAGTCACTGGCAAGTATAGCAGTCCCTTCAGTGTTGCATTGTCTGCGTCGTGTATTAGCTGTGAGCTTGCCTCATTACTGCATATGAGGGAGAAGTTGGTTGAGATACTCAGACCTGTAGATAactttaaaacatacataaaatatctaTATGCCCAGATTTGTGTCCACCTACCTATTCAGTGTCTTCACTTCCATAGCTAATAGGCATTTTGAATATAGCATGTTATAAAACTGAGTTCTTGATCTCCCCCAGATCTCCCTCACTCTTGCACATCTGAATTAAAGGCATTTGCATTCTTCTAACTGTTCAGGCCCCAAACCTGGTCATCATCTTTGATTGCAGTAGTCGTGTCCTAACAGGTACTCCTGTCTGTTCCCAACACAGCAGCCCCAATCCTGTTAAAATATTAAGTCAGGTCAAACATTCTCCTCAAAATATTTTGCAGTCTCTTAACCTCTTTCATACTAAAAGTCAGAATTATTATGGTGGCCTACACACCCAACATAATCTAGCCCTGTTTCTTCCCTCATCTCCAGCTACTCTATTCCTCATTCTCACTGGCTTTGATAATTCTTAGACAAGCCAGGGACACCCCAGGCCTCAGGACTTTACTTTTAGTCTTGCTTCTGCCCAACACTGTCTTTTTCTAGTTACACACTTGGCTTGTCACCTTCTCAAAGCCTTCTGTAACCACTTATTTACAATTGCAGTGTCCTTCCCAACATTCCctatttctctcctttattttatttttctccgtAGTGCTTATTACCTTCTAATATACAGTATCATCTATTTATTATTCTCTATTCTCCTTGTCTCCCCTCTTTAGAATGAAAgcacagatacagagaatcaaaagaaacaaatccaTGGCTTATTGAATTATTACAAGGGTGACACTgtccaggtcaagaaatagaactaCAGAAGCTTCTTCCTTGTGTTCTACTTCAGTCCTAACTGTTCGACATCCACCCACCCAaccattattctgatttttatagtAATCACTTCTTTACATTTCATCATAGTTTTATCACCCACTTGTCCTTAGACACTATAGTTGTCTTGccctttttaaacaaagaaagagatttttgactttttgtttgcTCTTATTATCTTTAGTGCCTAGAGCAATACCTGACACATAGcgctaatatttgttgaatgaatgaatttccagtttgtatttattttatctagtgtagtttattagattttttaagttaatgaacCTTCTGAAAAGTTTGTAAATAACAGTTGGGTTCTTTGAGCTGTTCATTTTATGTTGTTTTGTAAGGACAATATGATATTGTGGGCAAGGGAAGCATTTTTGTATTGCGAGCTGAAAGGACATGGAAATATCTTAACCAAccctcttattttacagatgtggaaactaaaccccagggaggttaagtgacttgtcagAATGATTTTGTAGCTGGTGTTAAAGGGGATTTTGCTTACCTCCTTTTCTAGGGTTCGTTGGGGAATTACCCTTTAACCAGATAGACCTTTCAAAGTAAAGATTCCAGTTGCATATGAAATATTAGATCACAAGTACAGTGAGATTTTTCTAATATGTAGTTTTTACCAGGAGATCCATCTAAATCAACGAAAAGTCAGAATAAGAGATAATtctaaagtaatatattttttattctttttcatttattttatactcttcCAGTTTCCTTACTaattctcccttccttttctctctctctctctcacacacacacgatgaTTTGAAAGAGTTTTCTATAATTGTGCACTAATTCCTCAGCATCCAGTCTCTTTTAACCCACATTAATTGGGCTTTCATCCCAACCACATAACTGAAATCATTCTTACCAAAGTCCCCTCAAAACCTTCATTTTTCCAAATCTAGCTGTCTGTTTTCCATCTTCCTGTTACTTGAACTCTCAGCAGCATTCAACTTAATTGACCATTCCCTCCTTAAATGATTTCCTTTTGGCTTCCTAGATGCTATGCCCACCATGTTTTCCTCCGCCTCATCAGCTGTACCTTCTCAGTCTCTGatgcctgctcctccccttgtCTGACCTCTGAATAATAAAGCTCTGAATCCCGGGCTCActcttgctttcttaatttctcttaatttcctGAGGTGAGCTCAGATCTGACCTCTTTTCCTGATCTACAGACCTGTATTTCCAGGTGTCTAACTAACATAatccacttggatgtctaatagtcatctcaaatttaacattgCCCGAAATCACTCTTCTCCCTCATATCTCTCTTAATTTTTCCTCAAAGCCGCCTCCTTTCCTGTTCTTCCCTAACTCAGTTAAATCTAGTTGCTCAAGCCAAAAATCCTAGGAgttattctagatatttctttttgtcttatcCCACATCCAGTCCATCAGCTTTCTGTTAGTTCTCTCCTCAAAACATAGCCTGCCTCAATTGTCACTTCACACCATCTCCACTGTCACCAGCCTAGGTTAAGCCAGTAGTCTTGCCAAGGCACTTTATTTGCCTCCTAAGTGgttttctgttcctgtttttGCCCCCCCCTTCTGCCTGCCTGCACTGTCCATTTGCCATACTATAGCCAGGGTGaccttttttaaaagcaaaattacattTATCTGAACGAGATACACAAATGGCTTATAAgcacgtgaaaaaatgctcaacatcctttgttattacagaaatgcaaatcagtgggtgcctggatagctcattcagttgagtgtctgactcttgatttcggctcaggtcatgatcttggggttgtggggtcgagccctgagtcgggctctgagctgggtatggagcctgcataagagtctttccctccctccctaaaaaacaaaaaagcaaattaaaaccacaatgagataccgcttCACACTCAGTAGGATGGCTGTCACATAACACGTGTTTCAAGGATGTCAAGAAGTTGGAGTCCTTGTTATGTCTCTGCTGGGAATGTAAGACGtcatagccactttggaaaacagtttagcagttctAACAAAAAgttagagttaccatatgactcatGATTCCACTTTTAGGTGTATACCCCTCAAAATTGAACACATACGTCCTCACTCGAGAACTTGTATAGTAATATTCATAgtgttatttgtaatagcaaaaaagtgaaaacaatccAGATGTCTATCTGCTGATGAATagttaaaataaccaaaaagtagaaataacccaaatgtctatcagttgatgaatagctaaagaaaatacaatatattcTTATAAAGGAATAATGTTTGGCCACACAAAAggatgaagtactgatacatgccacaacatgggtGAACTTTGAAGatatgaaatgaaagaaacttgacaaaaaaggccacatattgtatgatttctataAAATACACAGAGCAGGCAAGTCCATGGAGAGAAAACTAGTTGAGTAATGAATGGGCTAATGGATATGgtgtttctttttggagtgatgaaatgttctggaattaaatagtGATGATGTTGCACACtttatgaaaatactaaaaaacactTTAGTATACACTTCCAAAGGGTTaattttgggggcatctgggtggttcagtcggaggagtgtgcgactcttgatctcagggttgtgaatttgagccccatattgggtgtagagattactttaaaaaaaaaagggttaatTCTATGGcgtgtgaattacatctcaataaagctgttactaaaaataaaattaggtcaCTACTTACTTAGATTACTACCTACTTAAAACATATCTATGGTTTCCCAttacatttcaaatgaaatttaaaaaaattttttttaaagatttttatctttaagtaatacCTACATCCAGTTGGGACTCAAACTCAAAATCCTGGGATCAGGAGTCACGTACTCTACCgactaaaccagccaggtgctcctgaaaTTCAGTCTTAGGACCATCAAGGCCCCGTGTGACCTGCCCTTCCCTTATGTCCACGTTCTGCAGCCACGCTGTTCTTTTTGCTGTTCCTCAAAGATGCCAAGGTCATTGTCACTTTGGTTCGGAATGTTCTTCTCATTCAGGTCATCCTTTCTAAAATACTTCCTCATAGCacatatttagtttcttttttccttcactacAATCTCTTCCATAGGGCAGGGATGCTGtcttatttgctgttctttcaaCATCTATAACAGGTTCTGGTACATAATACctgcttcatatttttttttttaattaacgaAAAACTCTATAgggcatttattttaaagtttatttatttttttagtgatttcttCACCCAGttgggggctcaaactcatgaccctgagctcaagagtcacatgctccattgactgactgagctagccaggtgtaCCCCTTGAGCATTTGTTTTAGTTAAAGAAAAAGACCCCCAACCCCCAAGATTTTGTAAATAGAGTGGTAATTAACTACTGTCTTTGATAgaaataattctggaaaattgAATCTAAAGAATAGAGAtgtctttattatattattaggAAACTCTTGGTTCCTTCATTTTGGTTTATGATTCCTGTTACCATGAGTTGTATTTTGAAcctgataattcttttttttgcaGTCAGGTTAGCCATATAGCCTTCTgacttgtgatttttcttttgtactgtattttttttttaggggcctTGGACAAGTGGTTACTGACTATGTTCGAGGGGATGCTTTGCAGAAAGCTGCCAAGGCAGGCGTTTTGGCACTGTCGGCTTTAACCTTTGCTGGGCTTTGTTACTTCAACTATCATGACGTGGGCATCTGCAAAGCTGTTGCCATGCTGTGGAAGCTCTGACCTTTTTGACTTAATACCTTGAGAATTGATTGTACACCTCTTTGCCTCTGCTCTGTCATGCCATTCAGCTCACAATAAGGAGGAGATAACAGATGAGTCCACTGGTGAGACAAACCTCTTCTAATCACCtggttatttttagaatttagtCTTTGAGGAAGAGGTTCGAGAGGAATTGTATTCAAGAAATTTGGAgacggggggtgcctgggtggcacagcggttaagcgtctgccttcggctcagggcgtgatcccggcgttatgggatcgagccccacatcaggctcctccactatgagcctgcttcttcctctccctctccccctgcctgtgttccctctctcgctggctgtctctatctctgtcgaataaataaataaaatctttaaaaaaaaaaaaaagaaatttggagacAGGGTTCCTTGTTCTAGTGAGTTTATGGGGTTGTCTCCCAGCTCCTGCAAGACTCATAACTAACCATTATGTATGAGCTTTTGCCTGTTAGCTTATCAAATTCTTAAAGGGAATTCAGCTTTATTACTATCAATACCTGATCAAATTTCTGTATTTGTCCTGGGAATGATGGAGAAAGGGAAAGCCTGTTAATTCATAAGTAAAGACTTCGCAGAAAATTagtgtttaatttttgaaaatttccctCTCTGTTCAGTCGATACCAGTTACTGATGCTTACATGTCCTagagaaactttaaaattaggaaatactgatattttacattattaatttcTAAATCCTGGGAAGAGGAGCCTGAAGAGTTTCTGAGAATAGAGAAGTTCCATGTAGGGAAGAGGTCCCCTTATAGATGTATCAAAGTATTGTAGATTCTAAACTGAGACTTATTCctcaaatgtgtttattttacttgTCCTAAAATACAAAACTGTAAGTAATAAATTGATATTTTCCCACTGTAGGAATCTCTAATGTGATAACGTATTCTatgaaaataaaggtttttttttaaataaaattctatataataaaaatgtattctactCTTTTATGTATTAACTGTCCCTAGTGTTATTCAGTAGAACTTGGTGTCTGTTGCATATACTCCAATAAAACAGGACTATTTCTTTCTAGGGCTTAGCAGTTAGGTAAATTACAAAGTACTGTAATACAAAAAAGACTTACATATAATAGGCAAAAATATACTGAGTATGAGTAGTTTGGTATGAGAAGAGTATAAAGATTAAatacatttgacccttgaacaacactgtTGCTCTGGTCCACTtataggtgggttttttttgttttttgtttttttataaatacagtactttaaatattttttttctttgtgattttcttagtatttttctctagcttactttattatcagaatataatatataaatcatataacaTAAAAAGTGTATGTTACTGTATGTTACCAGTAAGACCTTCCATCactagtaggctattagtagttcagTTTTTGGAGAGTCACAGATTTTTGATTGTGTGAGGTGTTGGTcccccctaacccccacattgtttaagggtcaactgtagtagGAATTAGAATGAAGTCCAGATTATGATGTTTTGTAAATGGCAGCCTTTGGAATTTAAATTACATTCTGTATGCAGTTAGTTTGGTCTGAGGGGTGAGTGTAAGGCATGATGATTTGTTTCTCCTAGCAACATAGAGGAACTGGGACTTGGCGTGTTTCCCTCACTGAAGACCTTACTGGGCAGCTGAGGCAAATTATTGAAGGGGAGCTGGCTAGGAGGGTAAGTGTGTTCATGAATGTCTGTACTAGGGGTTAAAGATAAGCTCCCCTTAATGTGCTTAAGCCTTGTAGGAGGATTCAGATATATATTATGTGTTCAGAAAGAAGTGATTAATTTGGTTTTGGGCTGGTTAATGGTTTCAAAAGGGAATGATACCTGAATAGCAGTGGTTCACCaaagagtggtggtggtgggtgagTCTGCCTTGgcagggagaaataaaataacatataaataagAGAATTACTAGTAAGATAGTAATAAAACTGACACTGTGTAAAATTGCTGGCTCATGACGAGGATAAAAAGCAGACTGACCTTTAGTCGATTTTATTATTGGCTTAAAATTCTCTATAGAAAATGATCCCCCTTCgtgtcatttctctcttttcccctcccctgtccccaggaCACCACTGCTGTAAAGTGGAGTTTTCCATATAGTTGAAATGGGGAGGACAGGAACTGGGTAATATGTGGGTCCTGTAGTTCCACCAGCACCATCGGACCACAGTTGCATCTGGAAAGGTGTCTAATGCTAGTAAGCGTCATTAGATGGTGACTGAGAAGTTAGAGTGGAGGATGGTTGGGTGCTGCCTTCCCCAGGTCCCAGTTGGTTTTGTAGTTAGGATGGTGCTGAGCCATCACTGTGGGAAATCATTGCGTTGCTGTGAGCTGCTGAGGCGGCAGGGAAAATGAGGCAGGGGCTAACAATAGGTTTCTGAGGCTACGGGAGGCTTGATTAGAACTGCGCTTTAGAGAGAATTTAGATATGAGGAAGGTTGATAAACTAGAGGCAGAAGGACATGGAGGAGGATAGAGGAAGAAAGGGTCTCCTGAACTCTAGTGGCAGCAGAAAGTAAGACTCAATTTTAAAGGCgttgtagaaatgaaaaacattcctTTATCTGACAGGTACTAA
It encodes:
- the SDHD gene encoding succinate dehydrogenase [ubiquinone] cytochrome b small subunit, mitochondrial isoform X2 — encoded protein: MASLWRLSALCGAQGGRALFLRIPVVRPAQVSAFLQDQPDPGWCRTQHIHLSPNHYWALDKWLLTMFEGMLCRKLPRQAFWHCRL
- the SDHD gene encoding succinate dehydrogenase [ubiquinone] cytochrome b small subunit, mitochondrial isoform X1, which gives rise to MASLWRLSALCGAQGGRALFLRIPVVRPAQVSAFLQDQPDPGWCRTQHIHLSPNHYSGSKAASLHWTGERVVSVLLLGLIPAAYLNPGSAMDYSLAAALTLHSHWGLGQVVTDYVRGDALQKAAKAGVLALSALTFAGLCYFNYHDVGICKAVAMLWKL